The segment ATAGAAATGGGAGTTCAGCCGTAGAGGTTATCAACAGCTAACCTTCTACTAGGCATctcaattataataaaatattcctCACATCAATAACATACATGAGAAATTAAGGCCAAATGTTCTTCCCTAGGAAAAATCACCATTTGATGATTCACTTCGTTGACACTTGGAGGGTTATCCCATGCTTGAGGGATTCTCTCTCCATGCTTAAGGGACTCGCCCCATGCTTGAGGGAATTTCCTCATGCTAAGGAACACTCCCCATGCTTGACGAACTTGCCACATGCTTGAGGTACTCTTCCAAATAAGAATGGGAAAGCCAATTAAATCACTCCGCCCGTTACAACCCTCGTGCTTTAGTAACTATGTATTGGTATATTTTCATAGGATCCACAAGAGGCGGCATAGAGGTTCACTAAGGGGAGGCGATGTAACATGTTGCCCACACCAGCTTCCTAGCCGCCCCTTTATTGAAACAAGCGCTCGTCATTTGGTTACGGGGCCCATTTACCATATCTCCTGTCTTTTTATAAAAACATGGAGGTGACATGTCCTAGTTCATAACAGTATGAGAAAGGGAATCATATTGATGATTTCATATTCCCCAAAGAAACAAGGGAAATAACTACCCTCTTTCCATGCTCATGAGAATAGGAAATGTGGATCTATCTTCTTGGGACTAGAGACCTGTGCCTATGAGATTCTTATAAATACCTTAACCCTAATCTTAAAAGGACATTGAGTTCATTATACAAAATACCACATACAAAGCTTCTCATAATCCTTGCGTGATCACTACTCGAAGAGCACTCAAAACTCTTAATACTAGAAAGAATCATTATAATCCGACATAGGGACACATGTTGAGATGTGCCTACAAAACGTTGCTAAAcacgagaaataaatttaatacaCCTTTTTCCAAGGACATCAACACCCATTAAGAATCTTCTACTCCTTTCCACCAGAGCCCGAAGTTAGGGAAAATCTAATAAATCCCCTACTCACGACATAAGAACAATCACTTAATAGGAAATTGTTCATAGTTGTCTGTAAAGATCACAAAGAAGTCCTAATAACAAGTTCTAAAAGGGGAGTCACACCAAACGAGTGAACCCTCATTTTTGAGAGTGTGTTTTATGGTCTCATTCCAAATACATGCTTCGGGTTTGAGAACCTAGTTCACGTTCTCGCTCTAATTTAAATTGTCGCTATTGCTTGTTTTAGTTTTGTTTTGgagtaataaataattttaaaattaattttaatatatttaattttttaaagtaaaattgatttagtgtcaaaatttaatatttaaagatAGATATGATAAAATTTTGACTTTAGAATTAATTTTTACATTCACggttaattcaaaatataaatcACTATAAAACTAATACACCTTTAGTGAAAATTTAATTCTACATAAtccattcaaaaataaaaagaattttccAATCTGTAGTATTTTTTTCCCTGGTTTTATTTATATCTTTCCTTTCAAATATGTCGGCGTtgcaaaatataaattaatactaTGCAGCTGTGAGTGGCTATGAAAGCAGAGACACAGCAAGCAGAAAGAGTTATCAGCAGCACAACGATCTAGAAAACCACGTCATACCATTATAGGTGGTCTCAGAACTCAtgtcaaaaatttcaaatttgGGTCAAATATAACAATTAGGGTGGGCATTCATCTTTCTTGTGCTCCTATTCTCCTATGATTAAAGAGGTAATTTGACATTCTGTTATTCTTGTTGACTCAAATAAAATTGTGATGGTGCTTATTAACACGATTTTTTTCCTCTTGCAGAGCAAGTTACTTAGAGTTCTTCTATCCATGCTGAATTTTATGCAGTCATGAGAGCTACTGATATTGCTAAAGATAAAGGGTGGAGTAAGCTAGAGACAGATTCTCTCTTGGTAGCACAAGTATTTTTCACGCAGACTTTGGTGCCTTGGCAGCTAAGCAATGATTGGGAATCTTACGTATATGAACTTTTATATCGCACGTATATAGAGAAGAGAATAGTTTGCTGAGATTTTTGCTAATATAGGTTTCTCAACAACTTCCCTCACCTTTTTTATTCCATTCTTATAGAGATAAAGAatgattttatgaaaaataaacatgatttgtcttttttttagattcattacTTTTTTATTGGGTTTTCACTTATTCGGCTTTTCCTTTTATACTTCTTTTCCCTTAGtaatatatttagcttaaaaataAGTTGGTACAAGGAATTAAGCATTATTGGCATTTTATAAAAGAGTATATATAGGATTCCCAATAGACTAAAACTGATATGAAAGTGGTACAaagtatttgatttatttgatcatgtgtcatataatataattgacacacacaaaatatataaaatcaaaGAATTATGATAAATAAAAACAGAAGCAAACTAATATATTTCACATAACATTAACTGCTATATGATAAGTTCTTCTTCATTCATCATCTTTCAAAACCTTGAACGCCTACACTCAGCAGGAATTCCTTGTGGGAATCGTTTAAGATCGTTGCAGTAATTATATATCATGAAGTACTTTTGAACCCATCTCAATCTTCTTCTACCATAAGCATCAAGCTCATTATTGCTTTGCAACGTAGAATCGGAGAATGAGTTGGAAGAGAGTTCAGTGGCTTTGAAATTGCGGTAGTAAGCAGTAAAGGGTGCTTTGGACCAATCCGTTTTCACCAAACCGCCTCTTGTAGCCCAATCATCAGCGTTCCATAGACTTGAATAGATTCTCATTGGTTGGTTCTTTGGGAATGGAACACCAACTGATTCAGCATTCTTGAACAATCTTATGGGAATGTTGTCAACTAAGAATCTGCATTTTTAATATGAATATGTTAGTTTATGTTTGAAACACTTAATTGAGATGTTTATACGAACTATTTAATATGATTTGATTAGTTACATAATGTGTTGTGGCTTCCAGATGATAGAGTAAGTGTGGAAGTTCTTGGTTGGGTCGAACCAAAGGTAGAATTGTTGTTCTCTGTTTCCTTTGCCTTGAGAAAACACGTTTGTGTGGAGAATGTATGGATCACCGCTAACGTTGCCCAAGAactcaaaatcaatttcatcATGAGTTGGCCCTTGTGATGATAACTGCACCATATCATGAAGAAGCTATGTTAGTTAAAGTTGTtttggaaaagaagcaaagaATATAATGAGAGGAAGGCAAGAAAAGAATCAAAGTGAATGAGTTTATAGATGGAAAAAAAGAGGGGTACTTACGTAGTAAGCAGTAACCGTTCCAGCAGAGTTTCCAGCTACGAGTTTGAGTTGCATATCAATTCTAACAAATAAGTATTCTTTCTTGGACTGAAATCCAGAGCCAGAAGTTTTGTCTAGAGAAAGAGATAGAAGCTGTCCACCATTGAATATCTTAGCACGATGATCACCCCATGTAAGATCAAAATCTTGGTTGAAATTAGCAGCACATGTAGCTATCAAGGAGCTGATAATCATAACTCCAGCAAGCATATTAATGCGAATAGAAGAAGCCATTGGACACAAAAGTGTTTGTTATTTAGTAATAGTTGTGATGTGAATGATACTAATATGTTAGAAAGAGGGTTTATATATATGTTGGAgggtatgtatgtatgtatttgAATGAGAATAATATGTAGGGTGGTGTGGGACGCGTGAAGGGAGGGAGTATCCTCAAAAGCTGGTGCCAGCTTTGCAAGGTTTTGAAAGCTGGAACATTTTGTTTGGTCATTGATATTTTATATATGCTTATTACTCTTTTGTTTTCTTCTACAATGATGCTTTTTAGTTTACTCAAATTGAATGATGATGCTAATAGTTATGGTTTGGGTTTATGCATTGAACTAACATTATGAATTGTACTAATCAATGATGATTACCACAGTTTCCTAATTATGAATTATAATACATACTGGTAGGCCTCGTTTTAATATGATTTGGACCAAACAAATTGGAACCAAAATTAGGTGGTGAATGCCACCTGGATATGATTGTGATGAAGGAACCTATATTCCAATCATTTTTAAGATTTTCAATttctaattttgattttttggatAGACACGTTTGAAAACATCTATAGGAGGAAACactaagataaaataaataaacctttgaaagaattaatttaaagagttttgtAGGGATTttgaaattttccatcaaataatcTCGTTATTAACGTATTTATTTTTAGAGGaatactattttttataaaagacattgtatatattaaaattttctttAATAGTAAAGTTTTCATTAAGTTCTAATTTTATTTcagaaataaaatatattctttCTGACTAATAATGGTTCAATTGGTCGATAAAGAGTTACGTTGTATTTTACACTTGTGCTCAAATCTAACCACTAGGATGAAGATACTTTTGATGGAAAGCTTTAAGATTTGTCTCATTGTTGATGAGCTCCATTTATAGTTTAGCTCATCTATATTTGTTATGAACATTTGTATATAAATACATGTATGTAGTTAGTTTTAAAtatacaaattgcttattaaaaaaaaaaaacaattaacttTTTTATTCTCTAAGTGCTTCTGCACTAATAAATTGATATTTAGAGTTTCTATTCGtttattcttttttgttttaattttagattTATATATTGGTGATTGTGTTTTAGTAATTGTGAATTGTATTTTGCTATAGAGATGGATGGTAGCAATAAAATTTCTAATTCTCTTCCAATTATTGACTACAAAAATTGGAACCGATGAAGTAAGCAAATGAAATCCTTGTTTGCTTTCCAAGAAGCCCTAGAAACATAGTTGAGAAGGTAATGAGAACTTTGGTCTCTCACTTTGATCACGTTATCATATCTAGTTAAGAATTCAACAATCTTGAAACtttgaaattgaaagatttgGTTGGTTCGTTCGAGGCACATGAGTTAAGGATAATTGAGAGAAAATTGGTTCAAGATTCTATACAAGCAATGCAGGCCCAAACATGGAAGAAACATGGAGGTTCCAAGTTCAAAGGCAAAGGTGACAAGTCCTTAAGCAAGAAAAGTTCTTGGCTGGATTCTCACTAGCAAAAGAGTGACGAGAGACCTTCTGATTCCTCCAAAAAAGGAGAAGTAACCCCGACTCATAAAGAAAAACTCGAGAAGAAGTGTGTGCAACGATACAACTATAAAAAGGGGGTCATTTGGCCAAGAATTGCTGGTATAAAAAAGGCAGCAAAGATTTATCAAAGGCGAACAATGTCAAAGGAGCAAACTTTGCAAGTGAAGATTCATATGATTATTAATCCATGGTACTTATAGCTGCAATTTCAAATGCGTATGTCGACTCCAGGAACTGGTTCCTCGACACAAGCTGCTCGAACCACATGACTGGTCGAAGAGTTTGGTTAGCAGATTTCGATGAATCAAAGAAGAGCAAGGTCAGGCTTGTAGATAATTTCTCATTGCAAGCAAAAGGTGCAGGCAACATAGTTATTAAAAGAAGAAATGGAGCAAAATCCATGATCGAAACTATACTCTATATACGTAGAAATGCATTGCAATTTACTAAGTGTGGGAAATTGGTCAAAAAAAGGTTTTTTCGTGGTTATGAAATATGGAGCCTTCAAATTATTTGACACTTAGAATAATTTGTTCTTAAAATCTCCTTTTTCGAAGAATATGACATTTAAGACCGTGATCTACTCGATTGATTGAGGTACAATGCCTGAAAATAGTTGTCGGCCATAAGCATGATTGGCTGTGGCACTTGAGGTTTGTCCATTTGAACTTTAGGTCATTAAATTAACTAATTACTTAAGATATGGTAACTGGTATACCAAGTCTCATCATGTCTGACAAGCTCTGTGAAAGTTTCTTGGTAGGGAAGAAATTCATATAGTC is part of the Vicia villosa cultivar HV-30 ecotype Madison, WI unplaced genomic scaffold, Vvil1.0 ctg.001020F_1_1, whole genome shotgun sequence genome and harbors:
- the LOC131632803 gene encoding xyloglucan endotransglucosylase/hydrolase 2-like, whose translation is MASSIRINMLAGVMIISSLIATCAANFNQDFDLTWGDHRAKIFNGGQLLSLSLDKTSGSGFQSKKEYLFVRIDMQLKLVAGNSAGTVTAYYLSSQGPTHDEIDFEFLGNVSGDPYILHTNVFSQGKGNREQQFYLWFDPTKNFHTYSIIWKPQHIIFLVDNIPIRLFKNAESVGVPFPKNQPMRIYSSLWNADDWATRGGLVKTDWSKAPFTAYYRNFKATELSSNSFSDSTLQSNNELDAYGRRRLRWVQKYFMIYNYCNDLKRFPQGIPAECRRSRF